From Bacillus oleivorans, a single genomic window includes:
- a CDS encoding pentapeptide repeat-containing protein yields the protein MKNKLIKHIDGLFLPYDDSHAVRELKEELYMNLQERLKDLKEQGYDDETAYSMTINSIGDISELVENVTETIIDSQQHPRARDFSKMDLKNSDFKGVSLPKAEFSKSALGGSEFTGADLSNSSFKSCDLRNVSFDGANLSGAKLSKTDLSKTSFKNSMLDNTDFSYSNLSGVQFDNQTLNGTIFYSAGLKGASFKNAVFRNVSFKYASGCNQVNFDGATMDKATYAVLKSQKAKLTKVTII from the coding sequence ATGAAAAATAAATTAATCAAACATATAGATGGTTTGTTTTTGCCATACGACGATTCACATGCAGTTAGAGAGTTAAAAGAAGAATTGTATATGAATTTGCAAGAGAGATTAAAAGATTTAAAAGAACAGGGTTATGATGATGAAACGGCTTACAGCATGACGATTAACTCCATTGGAGATATATCAGAATTAGTGGAAAATGTTACAGAAACGATAATTGATTCCCAGCAACACCCAAGGGCTAGGGATTTTTCAAAAATGGATCTTAAAAATTCAGATTTTAAAGGAGTAAGTTTACCTAAAGCTGAGTTTAGCAAAAGCGCGCTGGGAGGTTCGGAATTTACCGGCGCAGATTTATCGAACAGCTCCTTTAAATCCTGCGATTTAAGAAATGTAAGCTTTGATGGTGCAAATCTCTCAGGAGCTAAATTATCGAAGACAGATTTATCAAAAACAAGTTTTAAAAACAGTATGTTAGATAATACGGATTTTAGTTATTCTAATTTATCCGGTGTTCAATTTGACAATCAAACATTAAATGGCACTATATTTTATTCTGCAGGATTAAAAGGGGCATCTTTTAAAAATGCCGTATTCCGTAATGTATCTTTTAAGTATGCCTCTGGTTGTAATCAAGTTAATTTCGACGGGGCGACAATGGATAAAGCAACCTATGCTGTATTGAAAAGTCAAAAAGCCAAATTGACGAAAGTCACTATTATATAA
- a CDS encoding glucose 1-dehydrogenase, with protein MGRVSGKVVIITGGARGMGASHARKLVNEGAKVVITDILDQEGQALANELGENALFIKHDVTNAADWEHVVTETEATFGPVNVLVNNAGIAPTSPIESTSEEVYRKVIDINQVAVFLGMKVVLPSMRKTNNGSIVNISSLSGLIGGKDQVGYVASKFAVRGMTKVAALEFAEYGIRVNSIHPGFIETPMIRQENTEELTKMFEKIIPLGRIARPEEVSNLVLFLASDESSYSTGAEFVIDGGLYAQ; from the coding sequence ATGGGTAGAGTATCTGGAAAAGTAGTTATTATTACAGGTGGAGCACGAGGTATGGGAGCGTCTCATGCTCGTAAACTAGTTAATGAAGGAGCAAAAGTTGTCATTACTGACATTCTTGACCAAGAAGGACAAGCTTTGGCGAATGAACTGGGCGAAAACGCTCTATTTATCAAACATGATGTAACAAATGCTGCTGATTGGGAACATGTCGTTACTGAAACTGAAGCAACATTTGGTCCAGTTAATGTTTTAGTAAATAATGCAGGTATCGCACCTACTAGTCCGATTGAGAGTACTTCTGAAGAAGTTTATAGAAAAGTTATAGATATTAACCAGGTGGCCGTATTTCTTGGGATGAAAGTTGTTCTTCCATCTATGCGGAAAACAAACAATGGATCAATTGTAAATATCTCCTCTCTTTCCGGGCTTATAGGGGGCAAAGATCAGGTTGGGTATGTAGCTTCCAAGTTTGCGGTTAGAGGAATGACAAAAGTGGCGGCACTCGAATTTGCTGAATACGGAATCCGAGTTAACTCCATACATCCGGGATTTATTGAAACCCCAATGATTAGGCAAGAGAATACAGAAGAATTAACTAAAATGTTTGAAAAGATTATTCCTCTAGGAAGAATTGCCAGACCTGAAGAGGTCTCTAATCTTGTCCTTTTCCTTGCATCAGATGAATCCAGTTATTCGACTGGTGCTGAGTTTGTCATCGATGGCGGACTGTATGCACAATAA
- a CDS encoding PadR family transcriptional regulator: protein MAENKMSSDLLRGHTDTIILNLLMTGDKYGYEISKLVLVNSNHDYELKEATMYSSLKRLEKDGNIVSYWGDETHGGRRKYYRITEKGKNTYFENKKNWEYAKHILDQLLGKGDTDEK from the coding sequence ATGGCTGAAAATAAAATGTCCTCCGATTTACTTAGAGGACATACAGATACTATAATTTTGAATTTGTTAATGACCGGAGATAAATATGGGTATGAAATCTCCAAATTAGTATTAGTAAATTCTAATCATGATTATGAACTGAAAGAGGCTACCATGTATTCAAGTCTGAAGAGGCTTGAAAAGGATGGCAATATCGTATCCTATTGGGGAGATGAAACTCATGGAGGAAGAAGGAAATATTATAGGATAACAGAAAAAGGGAAAAATACGTACTTCGAAAATAAAAAAAATTGGGAATATGCAAAACATATTTTAGATCAATTATTAGGAAAAGGTGATACTGATGAAAAATAA
- a CDS encoding TetR/AcrR family transcriptional regulator — MLQNFSQVDRRIIKSKAALKESLVKLMLEKSFRDITITEIVKEANLNRGTFYKNYQCKEEILEEIIEDVTNDLITSFRAPYQNKQIITVGSLTASAIKIFDHVTNHSTFYTLLVKSNPFPGFQIKICKILKDLNLQDFADITTNSKINREVLASYRAYAALGVIFEWVSEGFKYSSTYMAEQLVEILNSSQVNDIYEVNII; from the coding sequence ATGTTGCAAAACTTTTCTCAAGTGGATCGAAGAATTATAAAATCAAAGGCAGCATTAAAGGAATCACTAGTAAAGCTGATGCTAGAAAAAAGTTTCAGGGATATAACGATTACTGAAATTGTAAAAGAGGCAAATCTTAATCGTGGTACTTTTTATAAAAACTATCAATGTAAAGAGGAGATTTTAGAAGAAATCATAGAGGATGTAACAAACGATTTAATTACATCTTTTCGTGCGCCGTATCAAAACAAACAAATAATTACAGTTGGAAGTCTAACGGCGTCTGCGATTAAAATCTTTGATCATGTAACAAACCATTCAACTTTTTATACACTTTTAGTGAAATCCAATCCATTTCCAGGTTTTCAAATTAAGATTTGTAAAATACTAAAAGACTTAAACCTGCAAGATTTTGCTGATATTACAACCAACTCAAAGATAAATAGAGAAGTTCTTGCAAGTTATCGTGCATATGCTGCGTTAGGGGTCATTTTTGAGTGGGTGAGTGAAGGGTTTAAATATAGTTCTACTTATATGGCAGAACAATTAGTAGAAATATTAAACAGTAGTCAAGTAAATGATATATATGAAGTAAATATTATTTAA
- a CDS encoding ABC transporter ATP-binding protein, with product METTRSMTGKEQRVVLKRLMSYAKPHWKKIVFAFGLLLLMTLGDILGPILVKVFIDDHLTPFISDGQALELDPIMTLAAAFVAIQLLNAAATYFQLYHFQKIALKIVQALRIDVFEKVHSLGLKFFDKTPAGSIVSRVTNDTEAIKDMFVSVLISFVQSIFLLIGVFTSMFILDARLGFFCLFTLPLLYWIMRTYRIHSSKIYSELRERLSQLNAKLSESLQGMSIIQIFRQEKRLRKEFEDINNQHFTAGVKNLKVDALLLRPAIDLVYIAALVVVLSYFSILSLNDSIEVGVLYAFITYLDRFFEPVNQVMSRLTFFQQAIVAASRIFKLIDETEQAPQQLEGKSHSITKGTIQFENVSFSYDGKRDVLKNISFTAREGETVALVGHTGSGKSSIINLLMRFYDFNRGDIKIDGTSIKEIEHNELREKIGLVLQDPFLFYGTIMDNIKLHKTDMTDEEAIEAAQFVQAHGFIEKLEDGYRHLVTERGSTFSSGQRQLIAFARTIAYNPQILVLDEATANIDTETEEAIQIALQKMRQGRTTIAIAHRLSTIQDAEQILVLHQGEIVERGNHQQLLAQKGLYYKMYILQNGSGEGLEDAVAMKNQ from the coding sequence ATGGAGACTACACGTTCAATGACCGGTAAGGAACAAAGGGTTGTTTTAAAACGATTAATGTCCTATGCAAAACCGCATTGGAAAAAAATTGTGTTTGCCTTTGGGTTATTACTGTTAATGACCCTCGGAGACATTTTAGGTCCGATTTTAGTTAAAGTATTCATAGATGATCACCTAACTCCATTTATCTCAGATGGTCAGGCACTCGAACTGGATCCGATTATGACTTTGGCTGCAGCCTTTGTCGCGATTCAATTATTGAATGCGGCAGCGACCTATTTTCAGTTATACCATTTTCAAAAAATTGCTTTGAAAATTGTGCAGGCACTCCGGATTGATGTGTTCGAAAAGGTTCATTCATTAGGTTTGAAGTTTTTTGATAAAACACCAGCGGGCAGCATCGTTTCACGGGTAACCAATGACACCGAGGCTATCAAGGATATGTTTGTGTCTGTATTAATTTCTTTCGTGCAAAGTATTTTCCTATTAATAGGGGTCTTTACTTCCATGTTTATATTGGATGCAAGGCTCGGATTCTTTTGTTTATTCACCTTGCCTTTACTCTATTGGATCATGCGGACTTATCGCATACACAGTTCAAAAATATACTCTGAATTAAGAGAAAGACTGAGCCAGCTTAATGCGAAGCTTAGCGAATCTTTACAGGGCATGTCCATCATTCAAATTTTCCGCCAAGAAAAACGGCTCCGGAAAGAATTTGAAGATATTAACAATCAACACTTTACAGCTGGGGTTAAAAATCTGAAGGTGGATGCACTACTGTTAAGACCAGCGATTGACTTAGTCTATATTGCGGCCCTTGTTGTGGTTCTTAGCTATTTTAGTATCCTGTCGTTAAATGACTCGATTGAGGTTGGGGTACTGTATGCGTTTATTACGTATTTAGACCGCTTCTTTGAACCAGTTAACCAAGTAATGAGCCGGTTAACCTTCTTTCAGCAGGCAATTGTAGCCGCATCGAGAATCTTTAAGCTGATAGATGAAACTGAACAAGCGCCTCAGCAATTAGAAGGAAAATCCCATTCTATTACAAAAGGTACGATTCAGTTTGAAAATGTGAGCTTTTCCTATGACGGTAAAAGAGATGTGTTAAAAAACATTTCCTTTACAGCAAGAGAAGGGGAGACCGTCGCTTTAGTCGGCCATACGGGAAGCGGAAAAAGTTCGATTATTAACCTGTTGATGCGCTTTTATGATTTCAACAGAGGAGACATCAAAATTGATGGAACATCGATTAAAGAAATCGAACATAACGAACTAAGAGAAAAAATAGGGCTTGTTTTACAGGATCCATTTTTGTTTTACGGAACGATTATGGATAATATCAAACTTCATAAAACAGATATGACTGACGAAGAGGCGATTGAAGCAGCACAGTTTGTTCAGGCCCACGGTTTTATTGAAAAGCTGGAAGATGGATATCGGCATCTGGTTACAGAAAGAGGATCCACCTTCTCAAGCGGACAAAGGCAGCTAATCGCTTTCGCCAGAACGATTGCTTACAATCCACAAATTCTAGTATTAGATGAAGCGACTGCAAACATAGATACAGAGACTGAGGAAGCGATTCAGATTGCCTTACAGAAAATGAGACAAGGAAGAACGACCATTGCGATCGCACACAGACTTTCAACAATCCAAGATGCGGAACAAATTCTTGTGTTGCATCAGGGTGAAATTGTGGAACGCGGTAACCACCAGCAGCTCCTGGCACAAAAAGGCTTGTATTATAAGATGTACATTCTTCAAAATGGTTCTGGAGAAGGTTTAGAGGATGCCGTTGCCATGAAAAATCAATAA
- a CDS encoding ABC transporter transmembrane domain-containing protein, translating to MRVFLDLKWFFKQERKAYILGVFFLLLVACLQLVPPRIVGVVVDEIIENEITVASLLFWCGILVISGLAMYGLRYLWRIQIFGSAVKLARQLRETLYTHFTKMTSSFYQRKRVGDLMAHATNDLSAIQQTAGSGVLTLVDSLATGGSVILAMGFTISWKLTIIALIPLPLMALLTSYYGHLLHKKFRLAQEAFSSLNDKTQESVNGVKVIKTFGQEKEEVESFRDQAEDVVKKNVAVAKIDALFDPTISIIIGISYFLTIFFGSQFVMNGEMTIGDLVAFTTYLSLLIWPMLAFGWLFNIVERGSASYQRVSRLLEEVPEIVDLPGSIEETPSGEIELNIQSFSYPNETVHALVDINFTLKKGQTLGIVGKTGAGKTTLLKLLLREFEGYSGTLMVGGSSIREYKLEALRRAFGYVPQDHFLFSSTISENIAFARPDAAPEEIHKASQIASIHEDILQFPDQYETIVGERGVSLSGGQKQRISIARAILMDPEILILDDSLSAVDAKTEEEILSALKNNREQKTTIITAHRLSAIQHADLIIVLDHGRIVERGNHQALMAHGGWYKEMYLRQQLESLVEHGG from the coding sequence ATGAGGGTATTTCTAGATTTGAAATGGTTTTTTAAGCAAGAAAGAAAAGCCTATATTTTAGGTGTGTTTTTCTTATTATTGGTTGCTTGTTTGCAATTAGTGCCGCCGCGCATTGTCGGGGTGGTGGTTGATGAGATTATAGAGAACGAAATTACGGTTGCGAGTTTACTGTTTTGGTGCGGAATATTAGTAATAAGCGGACTTGCTATGTATGGCTTGCGCTATTTATGGAGAATTCAAATTTTCGGGTCTGCTGTCAAGCTTGCCAGACAATTAAGGGAGACGCTGTACACGCACTTTACGAAGATGACCTCCTCATTTTATCAGCGCAAAAGAGTAGGGGATTTAATGGCCCATGCAACCAATGATTTAAGTGCGATTCAGCAGACTGCCGGGTCGGGGGTCTTAACACTAGTCGACTCCCTGGCAACGGGAGGATCCGTTATTCTTGCGATGGGCTTCACCATCAGCTGGAAGCTTACAATCATCGCTCTGATTCCATTACCTTTGATGGCTTTACTTACAAGCTATTATGGGCACCTCTTGCATAAAAAGTTCAGATTGGCTCAAGAAGCCTTTTCTTCTTTAAATGATAAAACCCAGGAAAGCGTTAATGGGGTCAAGGTTATTAAAACATTTGGCCAGGAAAAAGAAGAAGTAGAATCGTTCCGTGACCAAGCGGAAGATGTAGTGAAAAAGAACGTGGCAGTTGCCAAAATTGATGCACTTTTTGATCCGACAATTTCTATTATAATAGGAATCTCGTATTTCCTTACGATCTTTTTCGGTTCTCAATTTGTAATGAACGGTGAAATGACCATTGGTGATTTAGTTGCTTTTACGACATACTTAAGCCTGTTAATTTGGCCAATGCTTGCCTTTGGCTGGCTATTTAACATTGTCGAAAGAGGGAGCGCGTCTTATCAAAGGGTTAGCAGATTACTAGAGGAAGTCCCAGAAATCGTAGATTTGCCTGGATCCATTGAGGAAACGCCTTCTGGTGAGATTGAGTTGAACATTCAATCCTTCTCTTATCCTAATGAAACTGTTCATGCTCTTGTAGATATCAATTTCACTCTAAAAAAAGGGCAGACATTAGGGATTGTTGGAAAAACAGGTGCAGGGAAGACGACTTTATTAAAATTATTATTACGCGAATTTGAAGGATACTCAGGCACCCTTATGGTGGGCGGAAGTTCGATTAGAGAATACAAGCTTGAAGCATTGCGAAGAGCATTTGGCTACGTGCCACAAGATCATTTTTTATTTTCCAGTACAATCAGCGAAAATATCGCATTTGCCAGACCTGATGCTGCACCAGAAGAAATTCATAAGGCTAGCCAAATTGCCAGTATTCACGAGGATATTTTGCAATTTCCAGATCAATATGAAACCATCGTTGGCGAGCGCGGTGTCTCTTTATCTGGCGGACAAAAGCAGCGGATCTCGATTGCACGTGCCATTCTGATGGATCCGGAAATTCTGATATTAGATGACTCTCTGTCTGCGGTTGATGCCAAGACAGAGGAAGAGATCCTTTCAGCTTTAAAGAATAATAGAGAGCAAAAAACAACGATTATTACGGCTCACAGACTAAGTGCGATTCAGCATGCGGACCTCATTATTGTTTTAGATCATGGAAGAATTGTCGAGCGTGGCAATCATCAAGCATTAATGGCGCATGGCGGATGGTATAAAGAAATGTATCTTCGTCAGCAGTTAGAGTCTTTAGTGGAGCACGGAGGGTAA
- a CDS encoding cytochrome c biogenesis CcdA family protein, with protein MTDLNLFLAFGAGFLSFISPCCLPLYPAFISYITGMSVAELKNENAMLNRRSILHTLFFLIGFSIIFIAIGFGTSFIGEFFFKYQDLIRQIGAIFIILFGLILVGVLQPKLLMKDHRFEFKNKPGGYVGSILIGMAFAAGWTPCSGPILGAVLVLAAQNPSSGVVYMFAYVLGFAIPFFILSFFIGKMGWIRRHNAKIIKFGGYLMILMGITLFFDWMTQIISILTMVTGGFTGF; from the coding sequence ATGACTGACTTAAATTTATTTTTAGCATTTGGTGCGGGATTTTTAAGCTTCATATCACCATGTTGCCTTCCATTATATCCAGCATTCATATCGTATATAACGGGAATGTCTGTTGCCGAACTAAAAAATGAAAATGCGATGCTAAACCGAAGAAGTATTTTACATACTTTATTCTTTTTAATTGGATTTTCTATTATTTTTATAGCAATTGGATTTGGAACCAGTTTTATCGGGGAATTCTTTTTTAAGTATCAGGATTTAATCAGACAGATTGGGGCAATTTTTATCATTTTGTTTGGACTTATTCTTGTCGGAGTCCTGCAGCCTAAGTTGTTAATGAAGGATCACCGCTTTGAGTTCAAAAATAAACCAGGAGGGTATGTTGGTTCCATTTTAATTGGAATGGCCTTTGCGGCTGGGTGGACGCCGTGTTCTGGCCCAATCTTAGGGGCTGTTTTAGTATTGGCTGCTCAAAATCCTAGCAGTGGTGTTGTTTATATGTTTGCTTATGTGCTAGGTTTTGCCATTCCTTTCTTCATTCTATCCTTTTTTATTGGGAAAATGGGATGGATTCGCAGACATAATGCGAAAATTATTAAATTCGGCGGATATTTAATGATTTTAATGGGGATTACGCTCTTCTTTGACTGGATGACGCAAATCATTAGTATTCTGACAATGGTCACTGGAGGATTCACTGGGTTTTAA
- the sirA gene encoding sporulation inhibitor of replication protein SirA, which translates to MRQYDLYRIEKSVALYYYGRERKFFGLFKEYRDSEGEFRQIVEGQVNFITEMIPILPLHQLLKEGSKRKQPFYNEANLYWIRKDDESEDSAYMELSEKKITIHATGDHEIENVFFEILKKMDNFLAIDLENERYGWLKPWRERKYI; encoded by the coding sequence TTGCGGCAATATGACCTGTACAGAATAGAAAAGTCGGTGGCACTGTATTATTATGGACGGGAACGTAAATTCTTTGGTCTGTTTAAGGAATACCGTGATTCGGAAGGGGAGTTTAGACAGATCGTTGAAGGCCAAGTTAACTTTATCACAGAGATGATCCCTATCTTACCCTTGCACCAATTGTTAAAGGAAGGCTCAAAACGGAAGCAGCCATTTTATAATGAAGCAAATTTGTATTGGATCAGAAAAGATGATGAAAGTGAAGATTCTGCATATATGGAGCTTTCCGAAAAGAAAATAACGATCCATGCTACAGGCGATCACGAAATAGAAAATGTGTTTTTTGAAATACTAAAAAAAATGGATAATTTTTTAGCAATAGATTTAGAAAATGAACGGTATGGATGGTTAAAGCCTTGGAGAGAAAGAAAATATATATAA
- a CDS encoding DinB family protein produces MESLMKEYERGYEMLQNAIEGLTEEELHYKPAPDKWSIHQILIHVADSELVSITRMKKVLAEDEPLLFSVDQDAWANNLEYEQLDREQALQLFKLLRSSMQTIIAQLKAEQFERAGVYADAGRFTFKELLEFRVEHVRGHLAQIERVKEAYRQSQ; encoded by the coding sequence ATGGAATCGTTGATGAAAGAGTACGAGCGCGGATATGAGATGCTGCAAAACGCTATTGAAGGTTTGACCGAGGAGGAGCTTCATTATAAGCCTGCTCCGGACAAATGGAGTATCCATCAAATCCTAATCCATGTGGCGGATTCCGAACTCGTGTCAATAACGAGGATGAAAAAAGTCTTAGCAGAAGATGAACCGCTCTTGTTTTCGGTTGACCAGGATGCATGGGCAAATAACTTAGAATATGAACAGCTAGACCGTGAACAAGCACTGCAGCTCTTCAAATTGCTGCGATCTAGTATGCAGACGATTATAGCCCAACTAAAAGCTGAACAATTCGAACGGGCTGGCGTTTATGCCGACGCAGGACGTTTTACCTTTAAGGAGTTGCTGGAATTTCGTGTTGAGCATGTGCGCGGACACCTAGCCCAGATTGAACGGGTTAAGGAGGCATATCGGCAGAGCCAGTAA
- a CDS encoding aspartyl-phosphate phosphatase Spo0E family protein: MLYTREYIYSLILQFITERVFIVVNESLIAAIEQKREELVQIVSEKGFSSSLTVKHSQELDALLNQYYYIYQQPYDKPLKNKYIAKK; the protein is encoded by the coding sequence ATGCTTTATACTAGGGAATATATTTATTCCCTTATTTTACAATTTATTACGGAAAGGGTTTTTATCGTGGTTAATGAATCTCTCATCGCAGCAATAGAACAAAAGCGGGAAGAACTCGTGCAAATTGTCAGTGAAAAGGGCTTTAGTTCCAGCCTAACAGTCAAGCACAGCCAAGAACTGGATGCTTTGCTAAATCAATACTACTATATCTACCAACAACCATACGATAAACCCTTAAAAAACAAATACATAGCAAAAAAATAA
- a CDS encoding cell wall-binding repeat-containing protein, with product MRVEGKNIYEVSANAAAEFAKYPVNDEPEKIDTVFLANGDDPSYSLPSTPLAKIHNAPILITNKHNLPKSIKKQIRTLNPSTFVLLGGPKIISPKIVKELKLLGIKKIERINGNDPISLSEQAANKIDDNGQGFIDTAIIASTSSTENAITASAAAAILQYPILLVEKDNIPNKIKTFIKNHKNYKRFIIIGNESSISKEVEDTIRSYFNEIQIDRISGKDVYEVSANSARYFGFGITNMAIVNGDGLDAVTGSSLVSKLGGNVLLTPPDKLHKSIKSYLDEQVAISAEMLQVYMIGDSSRVSNQVYEQMKSYLK from the coding sequence ATCCGGGTCGAAGGAAAGAACATTTATGAAGTATCGGCTAATGCTGCTGCTGAATTTGCAAAATACCCAGTCAATGATGAGCCAGAAAAAATCGATACTGTTTTTCTAGCAAATGGAGATGACCCTTCCTATTCTCTGCCTAGCACTCCATTGGCAAAAATTCACAATGCGCCGATACTAATTACGAATAAACATAACTTGCCTAAAAGCATCAAAAAACAAATTCGTACACTAAACCCATCAACCTTCGTTCTCCTTGGGGGGCCAAAGATTATTTCCCCTAAGATTGTAAAAGAACTTAAATTACTTGGGATAAAAAAGATTGAGCGAATAAATGGTAATGACCCGATTTCCCTATCAGAGCAGGCAGCTAATAAAATTGATGATAATGGCCAAGGTTTTATTGACACAGCTATCATTGCAAGCACCAGCTCAACTGAAAATGCGATAACGGCATCTGCCGCAGCAGCTATTTTGCAATACCCCATTCTTCTCGTAGAAAAAGACAATATACCTAATAAAATTAAAACATTCATAAAAAACCATAAAAATTATAAAAGGTTTATTATCATCGGAAATGAAAGTTCCATCTCAAAGGAAGTCGAAGATACCATCCGTTCGTATTTTAATGAAATCCAGATTGACCGGATTTCTGGGAAAGATGTCTATGAAGTTTCAGCAAACAGCGCGAGGTATTTCGGTTTTGGGATAACCAATATGGCCATTGTGAACGGTGACGGGCTTGATGCGGTCACGGGAAGTTCATTAGTGTCAAAACTCGGCGGCAATGTCTTGCTCACTCCACCTGACAAATTACACAAAAGCATTAAATCCTATCTCGATGAGCAGGTTGCAATATCCGCTGAAATGCTCCAAGTTTATATGATTGGAGATTCTTCAAGGGTATCCAATCAGGTTTACGAACAAATGAAGAGTTATTTGAAATAA
- a CDS encoding DinB family protein, with protein MNFDIKEAIEVLERTPQTLEYFLSGLANRWLESNEGKGTWNPIEVVEHLIEGEKNNWIPRLEHILQEGESKPFPPFDRFSHLNRKLEKTIAQSLLEFKTIRTQNLIKLMELVVPETDLEKTGSHPAFGVVKVRELISTWVVHDLTHIAQIVRVMAERYRTDVGPWIEYLGILKK; from the coding sequence ATGAATTTTGATATAAAGGAAGCAATCGAGGTACTAGAACGTACACCTCAGACATTGGAATATTTTTTATCTGGATTAGCGAATCGATGGCTGGAATCCAATGAAGGAAAAGGAACCTGGAATCCTATTGAAGTGGTTGAGCACTTAATTGAGGGAGAGAAAAATAATTGGATCCCTCGCTTGGAGCATATTCTTCAGGAAGGTGAAAGTAAACCATTTCCCCCATTTGACCGTTTTTCACATTTAAATAGGAAGTTGGAAAAAACGATAGCACAAAGTCTGCTTGAATTTAAAACCATTCGAACACAAAATTTAATTAAGCTTATGGAACTGGTAGTTCCTGAAACGGACCTAGAAAAAACGGGTTCCCACCCTGCCTTTGGTGTAGTAAAAGTAAGAGAATTAATCTCTACGTGGGTGGTCCATGATTTAACTCACATAGCTCAAATCGTACGGGTCATGGCGGAAAGGTACAGAACGGATGTAGGCCCATGGATTGAATATTTAGGGATATTAAAGAAATGA
- a CDS encoding YneF family protein, with the protein MWWMYTLVGVIALLAGVALGFFIARKYMMDYLKKNPPINEQMLRVMMTQMGMKPSQKKINQMMAAMNKQQLK; encoded by the coding sequence ATGTGGTGGATGTATACTCTAGTGGGTGTAATCGCTTTACTCGCAGGTGTAGCGCTAGGCTTTTTCATTGCGAGAAAATATATGATGGATTACTTAAAGAAAAACCCACCAATTAACGAACAAATGCTTCGTGTGATGATGACACAAATGGGCATGAAACCATCTCAAAAGAAAATTAATCAAATGATGGCTGCTATGAATAAACAACAACTAAAATAA
- a CDS encoding DUF3888 domain-containing protein: MKKYSSVFLLIFILFMTIYTIGYAESMPKPPEESREELYHDMFITLLFPYMNEPIDQFYSKFLSASPMVHGYMVDVISAKRVYGYRSFKFIVTLEVTPVVGPHISVGKDRLVFDIDPSGPKLLKLEHLETHELPDHWKHIIKNQSDKD; the protein is encoded by the coding sequence TTGAAGAAGTATAGTTCAGTTTTTTTATTAATTTTCATCCTATTTATGACCATTTATACAATAGGTTATGCTGAATCAATGCCAAAGCCGCCTGAAGAATCTAGAGAAGAACTGTACCATGATATGTTCATAACGTTACTATTCCCATATATGAATGAACCGATTGATCAATTTTACTCAAAATTCTTATCCGCTTCTCCGATGGTACATGGATATATGGTTGATGTGATTAGTGCTAAGAGAGTATACGGGTATCGGTCTTTCAAATTTATAGTCACTCTTGAAGTGACACCCGTGGTAGGGCCTCATATTTCAGTCGGAAAAGACCGATTAGTCTTTGATATAGATCCAAGCGGACCGAAGCTGCTTAAATTGGAACATTTAGAGACTCATGAACTTCCTGATCATTGGAAGCACATTATAAAAAATCAATCGGATAAAGATTAA